In the Victivallis sp. Marseille-Q1083 genome, one interval contains:
- a CDS encoding RHS repeat protein: MTSAEVASLTGTASQMFSGTATINGATRPVLYIKPFSREGSSQQNPLNLTAVATPGGQWPTKNPVTKADFTGEACYPKWSIANWNGGAVANADSIFFPSASNPRPTATLKATSGEFKITASCGNSKEVYVKVVNPTTSVDFQPLPPGSWPASWRAKGDEPPQKSLMASGTNGWHPIRLILGADAGGLPNKSVTLTIRGKEEKSFAVFSDAACTQVFMAPGQTTKTFTFPANQTSQTYYFVGLKGDEEVDAKLDFSSGSLSVDDPGEDKVEILPLCQACQNGLCLPGEGNYAMNENGIDADFPLGSEDYGSGRASVRLRAPEISWDMLDKDHFRVQSSPGVNVTYDPDGYPTQVISGGEKTTFAYTRGAVEDSASITRIVMKHYVGGAATPHAETELKLDLSSTVPQLINGFKVTSTVGSIVRNYYWRQLTIAYPEFSSSALPTFQLFTWSGTGAQPTGLAPEWMSWSESGDTRIEHHLKGIGAQTGIYTKITRKKIAGIYRVTEINEVGLRKTTFAYDLQGRLTQKIAPDGTRYSYSYPGTARDSYTETETRGTLTTRRTYSTTVSGSKIIRDITTTVNNTLTAHDRYESYYISSSSPDLQIRYDGSTELKTEIYRITDTASPFLGRTRLSKHPDGRVTIYEYSRAANGNDTVTVSSGAPNNPNTPTAVANGDRTVTVTNAQGKVISRTRYSSDPFISPTLYRKVGEETNTLDSFGRITATTYLDGTSSSRTYGCCGVTEETDRTGVTTTYGYDELTKQMTFTERNGITTLYSYDNCGRQTAVTVKGRSGGELTTTVGYLYNAVSTVTDPKRFTTRYSHNYAQTNSSTLTLTETVTLPNNATQISTYVNGLQTSTGGTGQHAQTFSYGPNWQSSTPSNVKIYTDMLGRQYKTEYPDGTSAMNYYNTKGQLVKSVTPGGVTTLYTYNVRGQLASEIVDMDRNGTQSTGDIVTTYTHSFGTRTLDGQSVTVQVMTVATSSGTNSVEVRKTEQTLDGLCSWVTEFGKTAFSRTEYPGDGVVRVTEIDAVGVKKVTTQENGLVTKEELFHSDGAAGNVTTYTYDQFDRLSTMTEKRSATVVNTLANNSYDANGNVLMRTVNGQSVSMAYDNLNRLYNYLLPGNRIVNYEFHPTGELKKVSGAETYTQEFTYNNFGGLSTLKTWRTNTTPQVTSWNYDSRQRVKEKIYADGRKVSYTYTADNQPLKRTWARGVTTTYSYDNGGRQTGIDYSDATPDVSITYDFLSRPVTVTDGAGTRTYTYDNAKNVLTAETLPYLADTTLNYIYDAYGRRTGQALNTGSTTHQQANYTYGTDGRYATVSDGGYTAHYTHNAAGQLSTLRLATAPANQTVSTATRSFDSAHRLTGVSTTAGSLTKNYGYTLNIKDQRIKTTLADGSYWDYAYDNYGQVINAVRKNASGGIAGQSFNYSFDQVGNRQSAFQGTTGSDSQWSYTANAVNQYSLITEPNGTTYAQVHDADGNLTGSYTTQYAYDAENRLKTADVGTYRYEYAYDYQGRRIRQKVILKSGATGQTQSEVAYVYDGWNVVGVYDITTATPTFQKGYLWGEDLSGSLQGAGGVGGLLAEKRGGQTYLPVYDGNGNIMSYLNASTKASVAEYIYDAFGRTISSSGAEADNFTYRFSTKPMDGSGLYYYGYRYYDPQHGRWISRDPIEEEGGVNLYGFIQNNGVNYYDLLGQERKGSKKHPLDRYYEEGLNPMNGYDPFNGYRPVWLTPPSHTRNDSYINGLLKEFVVAFLGLSDWEIDPEESFFCCWSRCVDDNNWFNLKRLGVTAGEMTVIGMPKMLLEMFGVRVIRMERASPFAWKLDKTLMGRTRWTTTGGGWYKLGQATRYTAVSLLLGEGLRSYMSIGDCYLKCQAKFYLKEVANEQ, encoded by the coding sequence GTGACCAGTGCAGAAGTTGCGTCATTGACCGGCACTGCCTCCCAGATGTTCTCCGGAACGGCGACGATCAATGGCGCCACCAGACCGGTGTTGTATATCAAGCCGTTCAGCCGGGAAGGCTCTTCTCAGCAGAATCCGCTCAATTTGACCGCGGTCGCCACCCCCGGCGGCCAATGGCCGACTAAAAATCCGGTTACGAAGGCTGACTTTACCGGCGAAGCTTGTTATCCGAAATGGTCAATTGCCAATTGGAATGGCGGAGCGGTTGCCAATGCCGACAGCATTTTTTTTCCGTCCGCTTCCAATCCGCGTCCGACGGCGACCTTGAAGGCGACGAGCGGAGAATTCAAGATCACCGCGTCCTGCGGCAATTCGAAGGAAGTTTACGTGAAGGTGGTCAATCCGACGACGTCGGTAGATTTCCAGCCGTTGCCGCCGGGTAGCTGGCCGGCTTCCTGGCGCGCGAAGGGCGACGAGCCGCCGCAGAAAAGCCTCATGGCTTCCGGGACCAACGGTTGGCATCCGATCCGTTTGATATTGGGAGCCGATGCGGGAGGATTGCCGAACAAATCGGTGACCCTGACGATTAGGGGGAAGGAAGAAAAATCGTTTGCGGTGTTTTCCGATGCGGCCTGCACGCAGGTGTTCATGGCGCCGGGTCAGACGACGAAGACGTTCACGTTTCCGGCCAATCAGACCTCGCAGACTTATTACTTCGTCGGCCTGAAGGGCGATGAGGAAGTCGATGCCAAACTGGATTTCAGCAGCGGTTCGCTGTCGGTGGACGATCCCGGGGAGGACAAGGTGGAGATCCTGCCGCTTTGCCAGGCCTGCCAGAACGGCCTGTGTCTGCCGGGCGAGGGGAATTATGCGATGAACGAGAATGGTATCGATGCCGATTTTCCGTTGGGCAGCGAGGATTATGGATCCGGCCGGGCGTCGGTGCGGCTGCGGGCGCCGGAGATTTCCTGGGATATGCTGGACAAGGATCACTTCCGGGTTCAGAGTTCCCCAGGCGTCAACGTCACTTATGATCCGGATGGTTATCCGACCCAGGTGATCAGCGGCGGAGAAAAGACGACGTTCGCCTATACGCGTGGTGCGGTCGAAGATTCGGCGTCGATTACCAGAATCGTAATGAAGCACTATGTCGGCGGCGCCGCGACGCCGCACGCCGAAACCGAATTGAAACTGGATTTGAGTTCGACGGTGCCGCAGCTGATCAATGGTTTCAAAGTGACCAGCACGGTTGGTTCGATCGTCCGCAACTACTACTGGCGACAGTTGACGATCGCCTATCCTGAATTTTCCAGTTCCGCCCTTCCGACCTTTCAGTTGTTCACTTGGAGCGGCACCGGCGCGCAGCCGACCGGGCTGGCGCCGGAGTGGATGTCGTGGAGTGAGTCCGGGGATACCCGGATCGAACATCATTTAAAAGGGATCGGGGCCCAGACCGGCATTTATACCAAAATTACCCGCAAGAAAATCGCCGGCATTTACCGGGTGACGGAGATCAACGAGGTCGGATTGCGCAAAACCACTTTCGCGTATGATTTGCAGGGTCGTTTGACCCAGAAAATCGCCCCGGATGGCACCAGGTACAGCTACAGTTATCCAGGGACGGCGCGCGACAGCTATACCGAAACAGAAACGCGCGGAACCTTGACGACCAGGCGGACTTACAGCACCACGGTCAGCGGCAGTAAGATCATTCGTGATATAACGACCACGGTGAACAATACGCTGACTGCCCATGACCGTTATGAGAGCTATTATATCAGCAGTTCCAGCCCTGACCTGCAGATCCGTTACGACGGGAGCACGGAGTTGAAGACGGAGATTTACCGGATTACCGACACAGCCAGCCCATTCCTCGGCCGGACCCGGCTGAGCAAACATCCGGACGGCCGGGTGACGATCTATGAATACAGCCGGGCGGCCAACGGCAACGATACGGTGACGGTGTCCAGCGGAGCGCCGAACAACCCGAACACCCCGACGGCGGTGGCCAACGGCGACCGGACGGTGACGGTGACCAATGCGCAGGGTAAAGTGATCAGCCGGACGCGGTACAGTTCCGATCCGTTCATTTCTCCGACGCTGTACCGCAAGGTGGGGGAGGAGACCAATACGCTTGATTCGTTCGGCCGGATAACCGCGACGACTTATCTGGACGGCACCAGCAGCAGCCGGACCTACGGCTGCTGCGGCGTCACCGAGGAGACCGACCGGACCGGGGTGACGACGACTTATGGTTATGACGAGCTAACCAAACAAATGACTTTCACGGAGCGAAACGGTATCACGACGCTTTACAGCTATGACAACTGCGGTCGGCAGACGGCGGTGACGGTCAAAGGGCGCAGCGGCGGCGAGTTGACGACGACGGTCGGCTATCTGTACAACGCGGTCAGCACGGTGACCGATCCGAAGCGTTTCACGACCCGGTATTCGCACAACTATGCCCAGACCAATTCCTCGACGTTGACGTTGACGGAGACGGTGACGCTGCCGAACAATGCCACCCAGATTTCGACCTATGTCAATGGGCTGCAGACTTCGACGGGAGGAACCGGGCAGCATGCGCAGACCTTCAGTTACGGTCCGAACTGGCAATCTTCGACGCCGTCGAATGTGAAAATCTACACCGACATGCTGGGCCGGCAGTACAAGACCGAATACCCGGACGGCACCAGCGCGATGAATTACTACAATACGAAGGGGCAGTTGGTCAAGTCGGTGACGCCGGGCGGGGTGACGACGCTGTATACTTATAACGTTCGCGGCCAGTTGGCTTCCGAAATAGTGGATATGGATCGCAACGGGACGCAGTCGACCGGCGATATTGTAACGACTTATACGCATAGCTTCGGAACCAGAACGCTGGATGGCCAGTCTGTTACCGTACAGGTTATGACCGTGGCAACGTCAAGCGGAACGAATTCGGTTGAGGTCCGGAAAACCGAGCAAACCCTGGATGGGCTGTGCAGCTGGGTGACGGAGTTCGGCAAAACCGCTTTTTCGAGAACCGAATATCCGGGAGACGGGGTGGTACGAGTAACCGAAATCGATGCGGTTGGAGTAAAGAAAGTGACGACGCAGGAGAACGGGTTGGTTACGAAGGAAGAATTGTTCCACAGTGACGGCGCCGCCGGCAACGTGACGACTTATACTTACGATCAGTTCGACCGGTTGAGCACAATGACCGAGAAACGCAGCGCGACGGTGGTGAATACGCTGGCCAACAACAGCTATGACGCGAACGGCAACGTGCTGATGCGGACGGTGAACGGGCAGTCGGTCAGTATGGCTTACGACAATCTGAACCGGCTGTATAATTATCTGCTGCCCGGGAACCGGATCGTCAACTATGAGTTCCATCCGACCGGCGAGTTGAAGAAGGTGTCGGGAGCGGAGACTTACACGCAGGAGTTCACTTACAACAACTTCGGCGGCCTGTCGACGTTGAAGACCTGGCGTACCAACACGACGCCGCAGGTGACGAGCTGGAATTACGACAGCCGGCAGCGGGTGAAGGAGAAAATCTACGCGGACGGCCGTAAGGTCTCCTATACCTATACGGCGGACAATCAGCCGTTGAAACGGACCTGGGCGCGTGGGGTGACGACGACTTATTCGTATGACAACGGCGGGCGGCAGACCGGCATCGACTACAGCGATGCGACGCCGGACGTGTCGATCACCTACGATTTCCTGAGCCGTCCGGTGACGGTGACCGATGGAGCCGGAACCCGGACTTATACTTATGACAATGCGAAAAACGTGCTGACCGCCGAGACGCTTCCGTATCTGGCTGATACGACGCTGAATTATATCTACGATGCCTATGGCCGCCGCACCGGCCAAGCGTTGAATACCGGCAGTACGACGCATCAGCAGGCAAACTATACCTATGGTACGGACGGTCGTTATGCGACGGTTTCGGACGGCGGTTATACGGCGCATTATACCCACAATGCGGCGGGCCAGCTGTCGACGCTGCGGCTGGCGACGGCGCCGGCCAACCAGACGGTATCGACGGCAACCCGGAGTTTTGACAGCGCTCACCGGCTGACCGGCGTCAGCACGACGGCGGGATCATTGACGAAGAACTATGGTTATACATTGAACATCAAGGACCAGCGGATCAAGACGACGCTGGCGGACGGCAGTTACTGGGATTACGCGTATGACAATTATGGACAGGTGATCAACGCGGTGCGCAAGAATGCTTCCGGAGGGATCGCCGGGCAGTCGTTCAATTACAGTTTTGACCAGGTCGGCAACCGTCAGTCCGCCTTCCAGGGAACGACCGGCAGTGATTCCCAGTGGAGCTATACGGCGAACGCGGTGAATCAGTATTCGCTGATCACCGAGCCGAATGGCACCACTTACGCGCAGGTGCACGATGCGGACGGCAACCTGACCGGCAGTTATACGACGCAGTATGCCTACGATGCCGAGAACCGTCTGAAAACGGCGGATGTCGGGACTTATCGTTATGAGTACGCTTACGACTATCAGGGGCGTCGGATCAGGCAGAAGGTGATCCTGAAATCGGGCGCGACCGGCCAGACGCAGTCGGAGGTCGCTTACGTCTACGACGGCTGGAATGTGGTGGGCGTCTACGACATCACGACGGCGACGCCGACTTTTCAGAAGGGGTATCTGTGGGGTGAAGACCTCTCCGGCAGTCTGCAAGGCGCCGGCGGGGTCGGCGGGCTGCTGGCGGAAAAGCGCGGCGGACAGACCTATCTGCCGGTCTATGACGGCAACGGCAATATCATGAGTTATTTGAATGCCTCGACCAAGGCTTCGGTGGCGGAGTACATCTACGACGCCTTCGGCCGCACGATATCTTCGAGCGGCGCGGAGGCCGACAACTTCACCTATCGGTTCAGCACGAAGCCGATGGACGGTAGTGGCCTCTACTACTATGGTTACCGTTATTACGATCCGCAGCACGGCCGCTGGATCAGCCGCGACCCGATTGAGGAAGAAGGAGGTGTGAATCTGTATGGGTTTATTCAGAATAATGGTGTGAATTATTATGATTTATTGGGGCAAGAAAGAAAGGGATCGAAAAAACATCCTCTTGATCGCTATTATGAGGAGGGCTTGAATCCTATGAATGGTTATGATCCGTTTAATGGCTATCGACCAGTTTGGTTGACACCACCTTCTCATACCCGTAATGATTCTTATATAAATGGTTTATTGAAAGAATTTGTGGTGGCATTTCTGGGGCTTTCTGATTGGGAAATTGATCCTGAAGAATCTTTTTTCTGTTGTTGGAGCCGTTGTGTCGATGATAATAATTGGTTTAATCTCAAACGGCTGGGCGTGACTGCGGGGGAAATGACAGTGATAGGAATGCCTAAAATGTTATTAGAGATGTTTGGTGTTCGAGTAATACGAATGGAGAGAGCATCTCCTTTTGCATGGAAATTGGATAAGACCTTAATGGGTAGAACACGATGGACTACTACTGGCGGAGGATGGTATAAGTTGGGGCAAGCAACTAGGTACACCGCCGTTAGCTTATTGCTGGGAGAAGGGCTTCGATCATATATGTCAATAGGTGACTGTTATTTGAAATGCCAGGCAAAATTTTATCTAAAGGAGGTTGCTAATGAACAATAA